In Ectothiorhodosinus mongolicus, one DNA window encodes the following:
- a CDS encoding phosphotransferase enzyme family protein, translating to MTGLYQDAFLRELQEGVTTIMGGWGIPADAQIQLLEISENATFLASAPGDGQRWVLRVYRPGYRSIPEIRSELHWIQLLRAEEIIRTPAVLPSMDGGYDHLSFLSSSAGPLAVACFEYVYGRAPTLEDDQVALLRQIGGISARLQEHVRRWQPPPGFTRKLWDFQTMLGRQAYWGDWRCALGLDARGKRLLEEAVLWIFDRIQRYGQSSDRFGLIHGDLRAANLLMDAEGLQVIDFDDSGLSWFGMDFAGAISFIETEVDIPLLQEAFLDGYRQIRQLQREDVYMLPVFVLARRLQLTAWVASHHETPTAKALGEQFTQGTIYLADSLMAHRS from the coding sequence ATGACCGGTTTGTACCAAGACGCTTTTTTGCGCGAGCTGCAAGAAGGTGTCACAACCATTATGGGTGGTTGGGGGATTCCGGCTGATGCGCAAATCCAGCTGCTGGAGATTTCCGAGAACGCCACTTTTTTGGCAAGCGCGCCCGGTGATGGTCAACGTTGGGTTTTGCGTGTCTATCGGCCAGGCTATCGAAGTATTCCTGAAATACGATCTGAACTTCATTGGATTCAGTTGCTGCGCGCAGAAGAGATTATTCGCACGCCGGCAGTGTTGCCATCGATGGATGGCGGCTATGATCACCTGAGTTTCCTCTCAAGCAGCGCCGGTCCGCTAGCTGTGGCCTGTTTTGAATATGTCTACGGCCGCGCGCCCACGCTTGAGGATGATCAGGTGGCTTTATTGCGCCAGATTGGTGGGATTAGCGCACGCCTTCAGGAGCATGTGCGGCGCTGGCAGCCACCACCCGGGTTTACGCGCAAACTCTGGGATTTCCAAACCATGTTGGGTAGGCAAGCCTATTGGGGTGATTGGCGCTGCGCCCTGGGCTTGGATGCACGGGGCAAGCGGCTTTTAGAGGAAGCGGTTCTCTGGATTTTTGATCGTATTCAGCGCTATGGGCAATCGTCAGATCGCTTCGGATTGATTCATGGAGATTTACGTGCCGCTAATTTATTGATGGATGCTGAGGGGCTGCAAGTCATTGATTTTGACGACAGTGGTTTGTCTTGGTTTGGGATGGATTTTGCCGGTGCCATCAGCTTCATTGAAACCGAAGTGGATATTCCGCTTTTGCAAGAGGCATTTCTTGATGGTTATCGACAAATCCGTCAACTACAGCGCGAAGATGTATACATGCTACCTGTGTTTGTTTTGGCACGACGTTTGCAGCTCACCGCATGGGTTGCCTCGCATCACGAGACCCCAACAGCAAAGGCCCTGGGTGAACAGTTCACTCAGGGCACCATTTATCTTGCTGATTCTTTGATGGCTCACCGTAGCTAA
- the proX gene encoding glycine betaine/L-proline ABC transporter substrate-binding protein ProX, translating to MSVSAMKKTRLSLALAGSLALAGGLGQSALAAGHHDEPGAGVNVQPAVATWTGAVPVSWVFVELLEELGYNVGNPVALSNPVAYLAISEGDAHYWPNGWFPIHNPQLPDNFGDVATIFDPHCPSCGVQGYLVDVASVEQYSITGIDDFRRDEVRAAFDATGDGKADLFGCPPGWGCHEGINAMLDKFELHDVINHVDAGYSANFAEVMARIDSGEPTLYYTWGPSAWLLSLTPGEDVMWVNAPGIVEEEAERSEGVTGAVTDPIEMGFVAADIQVVANNDFLSDNPAAAELFRQVSLPLLWISAVDQRMADEDLTDRQVRPLVQEWIADNRDQVDAWLAAARGAAQ from the coding sequence ATGTCTGTATCTGCGATGAAAAAAACCCGTTTAAGCCTAGCGCTGGCTGGATCTCTAGCCTTAGCCGGAGGCCTTGGGCAGTCCGCATTGGCGGCAGGGCATCATGATGAGCCCGGTGCCGGTGTTAATGTCCAACCAGCCGTTGCCACCTGGACAGGAGCGGTTCCGGTAAGTTGGGTTTTCGTCGAGCTGTTAGAGGAACTGGGCTATAACGTCGGCAATCCGGTGGCACTGTCCAACCCCGTCGCCTACCTGGCGATTTCCGAGGGTGACGCGCATTACTGGCCCAATGGCTGGTTCCCTATTCACAACCCGCAGCTTCCAGACAACTTTGGTGATGTGGCGACGATCTTTGATCCCCATTGCCCCTCTTGTGGCGTTCAAGGCTATTTAGTGGATGTGGCTTCCGTAGAGCAGTACAGCATCACCGGCATCGATGATTTCCGCCGTGATGAAGTGCGCGCCGCCTTTGATGCGACAGGTGATGGCAAGGCTGATCTTTTTGGGTGCCCACCCGGCTGGGGCTGTCATGAAGGCATCAATGCCATGCTGGATAAGTTCGAGCTACATGATGTCATCAACCATGTCGATGCCGGCTATTCCGCTAATTTTGCGGAAGTGATGGCGCGCATCGATTCGGGTGAGCCCACGCTTTACTACACTTGGGGCCCGAGTGCCTGGTTGTTGTCTCTAACGCCGGGAGAGGATGTCATGTGGGTTAACGCCCCGGGCATTGTTGAAGAAGAGGCCGAACGCTCTGAGGGCGTCACTGGCGCGGTGACTGATCCCATCGAGATGGGTTTTGTCGCTGCTGATATCCAAGTCGTTGCCAATAACGATTTCCTCAGTGATAACCCGGCTGCGGCCGAGCTGTTCCGCCAGGTGTCTTTGCCGCTTCTGTGGATTAGTGCGGTCGATCAGCGCATGGCTGATGAGGATCTCACCGATCGGCAGGTACGACCCTTGGTGCAGGAGTGGATCGCAGACAACCGCGATCAGGTTGATGCTTGGCTGGCAGCCGCGCGAGGTGCTGCTCAGTAA
- a CDS encoding ABC transporter permease: MTEFLEFLRALINDPFAFIDLPIRQWITDAVSWIVSTFRGFSRTWISPPVQNVMNSVQWMLSVIPPGIFLLLTLALGWWSSSWRVGVFAAGSLAFIGFLGVWDEMIITLSLVVTAVFFCIVIGLPLGIIGSRSERFYTVMRPILDIMQTTPPFVYLVPAVMLFSIGNVPGLIATIIFAMPPIIRLTYLGIRNVNPEFIEAASAFGSTRSQTLWKVQFPLALPTIMAGLNQTIMLSLSMVVIAAIIGAGGLGLEVYAGLERLNIGQAFVGGIGIVLLAMVLDRITQGLGDKAPGVKYKSD, encoded by the coding sequence ATGACTGAGTTCTTAGAGTTCCTGCGCGCCCTGATTAATGACCCTTTCGCCTTCATCGACCTGCCAATAAGGCAATGGATTACCGATGCAGTGAGCTGGATTGTTTCGACATTCCGCGGTTTTTCGCGCACTTGGATCAGCCCGCCAGTACAAAACGTGATGAACAGCGTGCAATGGATGCTTTCGGTGATTCCGCCGGGCATTTTTTTGCTGCTGACATTGGCTTTGGGTTGGTGGTCATCTTCCTGGCGCGTTGGGGTATTCGCCGCTGGGTCGCTGGCGTTTATCGGCTTTTTGGGGGTCTGGGATGAGATGATCATCACCCTCTCATTGGTGGTGACAGCGGTATTCTTTTGCATCGTGATTGGTCTACCGCTTGGCATCATAGGCTCGCGCAGCGAGCGCTTTTATACCGTGATGCGACCGATATTAGATATCATGCAAACCACCCCGCCTTTTGTCTATCTCGTTCCTGCTGTGATGCTGTTTAGCATCGGCAATGTGCCTGGCCTGATCGCCACCATCATCTTCGCGATGCCCCCCATTATCCGCCTGACCTACCTAGGCATTCGCAACGTCAATCCCGAATTTATTGAGGCAGCCTCTGCGTTTGGCTCGACCCGCAGTCAAACACTGTGGAAAGTTCAGTTTCCGCTGGCTTTGCCAACCATCATGGCCGGACTCAATCAGACCATCATGCTTTCGCTATCAATGGTAGTGATCGCTGCGATCATCGGCGCTGGCGGGCTGGGCTTAGAAGTCTATGCGGGTCTGGAACGCCTCAATATTGGCCAAGCATTTGTCGGCGGCATCGGCATTGTTTTGTTGGCTATGGTGCTTGACCGTATCACCCAGGGCCTCGGGGATAAGGCTCCGGGTGTGAAGTACAAATCCGATTAA
- a CDS encoding quaternary amine ABC transporter ATP-binding protein, which translates to MIRAENVTKVFGPEPESALPLLQQNKSKNEIRDLTGQTVGVNNASFDIEPGEVFAIMGLSGCGKSTLIRCINRLIDPTAGRIILKDPDQGEIDITALDETGLRDARRRHLSMVFQHFALLPHRTVLDNAAYGLEIQGCERNQRQQSAQKVLEMVGLGPWGDSHPSELSGGMQQRVGLARALATEAGVLLMDEPFSALDPLIKVDMQEELRRIQRELNRTILFITHDLDEAMRIGDHIAIMEEGRIVQIGSPEEILVNPLTEYVAKFVEHADPTKVITAGTIALPLNSDAIMKLDGSDAGWFSVPGQPDLRYRRDANNRLTRVEQGEQALRIRPLNEVITESPPPPEQRHQVLLTCSADTVLRDLLRARLHSTRPVVVTGDEDRIHGVISDAQWINGILEKRGYRDEDLKRAGAA; encoded by the coding sequence TTGATACGAGCAGAAAACGTCACCAAGGTCTTTGGACCTGAGCCCGAATCTGCTCTGCCCCTTCTGCAACAAAACAAATCCAAGAACGAGATTCGAGATCTCACGGGGCAGACTGTCGGCGTCAACAACGCCAGCTTTGATATCGAGCCCGGCGAAGTGTTTGCCATCATGGGTTTGTCAGGATGCGGCAAGTCGACCTTGATTCGCTGCATTAACCGGCTGATTGATCCAACCGCCGGTCGCATTATTTTGAAAGACCCCGACCAGGGCGAGATTGACATCACCGCGCTGGATGAGACAGGACTGCGCGATGCGCGCCGCCGCCACCTCAGCATGGTTTTCCAGCACTTCGCCCTGCTCCCCCACCGCACGGTATTGGACAACGCAGCCTATGGGCTAGAGATACAAGGGTGTGAACGCAATCAGCGGCAACAGTCCGCGCAGAAAGTCTTAGAGATGGTCGGCTTGGGCCCATGGGGCGACAGCCACCCCTCAGAACTCTCGGGCGGTATGCAACAACGTGTCGGTCTGGCTCGCGCCTTGGCGACCGAGGCCGGTGTGTTGTTAATGGATGAGCCGTTCTCAGCGCTCGATCCGCTGATTAAAGTCGATATGCAAGAGGAACTGCGGCGGATTCAGCGTGAGCTCAACCGCACGATTTTATTTATCACCCATGATTTGGACGAAGCCATGCGCATTGGCGATCACATTGCCATTATGGAAGAGGGCCGCATTGTGCAAATTGGCAGCCCGGAAGAGATTCTGGTGAACCCACTAACAGAGTACGTGGCTAAGTTTGTTGAGCATGCAGATCCAACCAAGGTCATCACCGCCGGAACCATTGCTCTGCCGCTCAACAGCGATGCCATCATGAAACTAGACGGTTCCGACGCTGGCTGGTTTAGCGTGCCGGGGCAACCGGATTTGCGCTATCGTCGCGATGCCAACAATCGTCTAACCCGTGTCGAACAGGGCGAGCAAGCGCTGCGCATCCGACCGCTCAATGAGGTCATCACCGAGAGCCCGCCGCCGCCAGAACAACGTCATCAGGTCTTACTCACCTGCTCGGCGGATACGGTGCTGCGGGATCTTCTGCGTGCACGACTGCACTCCACTCGACCGGTCGTGGTGACCGGCGATGAAGACCGCATCCATGGCGTGATCAGTGATGCTCAGTGGATCAACGGCATCCTCGAAAAACGTGGCTATCGCGACGAGGACCTGAAGCGAGCGGGTGCGGCATGA
- a CDS encoding LysE family translocator yields the protein MKTGYALAMLGVDQLLPFLIAAIVLTLAPGPDNLMVLSLGMSQGRRAGVAFGLGCVSGCLIHTLLATLGVSALVAASPKSFALLTLIGAAYLIWLGMQSLRHARDHAEGFLSVMPDSALALFVKGVVANAINPKVMIFFLAFLPQFVVAEQGHIPWQMALLGLAFMLQGAMIFGALGYFSGYLGQLLAQNSGLKSFLHYLAAAVFLGLGLRLFLNIIG from the coding sequence ATGAAAACTGGTTATGCTTTGGCCATGCTCGGCGTTGATCAACTCCTGCCTTTCCTCATCGCTGCCATCGTCTTGACGCTGGCTCCAGGGCCCGACAATCTCATGGTACTGAGCCTTGGCATGTCTCAAGGAAGGCGCGCCGGAGTCGCTTTTGGTCTGGGCTGTGTTTCGGGTTGCTTAATCCATACTCTGTTGGCGACGCTGGGCGTGAGCGCTTTAGTTGCCGCCTCACCCAAAAGTTTTGCGCTGCTGACCCTTATAGGTGCTGCTTATCTCATTTGGCTGGGCATGCAATCGCTACGGCATGCACGAGACCATGCTGAAGGCTTTCTATCAGTCATGCCTGACAGCGCCCTCGCTCTATTCGTCAAAGGCGTGGTCGCTAACGCCATTAATCCCAAGGTGATGATTTTCTTTTTAGCTTTCCTGCCTCAGTTCGTGGTTGCTGAGCAAGGCCATATCCCCTGGCAAATGGCGCTGCTGGGCTTGGCATTTATGCTTCAGGGGGCAATGATCTTTGGCGCACTTGGCTATTTTTCGGGGTATTTGGGGCAGCTGTTGGCTCAAAATTCAGGACTAAAAAGCTTCCTACACTATCTCGCCGCCGCGGTGTTTCTGGGGCTTGGCCTGCGGTTATTTCTCAATATTATTGGCTAG
- a CDS encoding AAA family ATPase yields MRILSLRFKNLNSLVGEWAIDFNDPAFTADGIFAITGPTGAGKSTLLDALCLALYGSTPRLGRITASGNEIMSRQTGECFAEVSFVSAHGHYCCHWAQHRARKKPDGELQAPRHEIVDADTDQVLENKLSTVTQKLEAVTGMDFQRFTRSMLLAQGHFARFLQANADERAPILEQITGTEIYSEISKAVHERHRSESSILNSLHHEMAAIGLLDPEQEAALDAAIQEHQASEFVLNGDCTALKESIDWLNTVARLRKDLDDLKTDAQKLKTDRQAFAPEAKRLEQALAAAPLEADYARLLSSREQQAKLERQLNELHQAMPALEKHRQAAAQALANAETHTAGAQENLRKAWPLLTQVRALDTQLRDRDTGVQRAEIACQSTREQLAKLQALKSREAEQCDRIEANIAKADQYLSEHRIDESLIGGLSGIEEQLRALERQQIECANTEKHQLGLLKDLQQATKHHDEAQQRRDSAQQALQRAAQAHQQAQIDLKQLLGDRALADYRREKEGLLREMALLSRIADLEAQRGLLEQGKPCPLCGATEHPFAEVGVPVANETEEKIQSLERVITAVEDQQGLLRQHDEAERAAQQAVSKAETALVSAAQQQAVLEQHLQQCDMQLLQRQKDLSAQHDRAAAILAPFDKPLELGADPTALIEELQGRCRGWQKAQQQRNELLQGRVNHQRELARLDALWQSQQDSLKQKQMEYESLIKDRDTLGTQRRDLFGEQSPEAYEKQLQQAVSIAESAEKKARELYGEQQQQWQQSQSRLAEFHRDIETFAPRLLEQETGFSQLLASKAFASEVDFLRARLAPEQRDLLVAQARSLEQRQTELNTRRAERQSRLEEQMAKPKTAQSLSELEPEYQRLERGLLEVRETLARLRVQWENNTNAKSQRADKQAQIEAQQKEYLRWHTLHELIGSADGKKYRNFAQGLTFEVMIGHANRQLMKMTDRYLLTRSEQAPLELNVVDNYQAGEIRSTKNLSGGESFIVSLALALGLSQMASSRVRVDSLFLDEGFGTLDEDALDVALETLANLQQDGKLIGVISHVAMLKERISTRIQVTPLTGGRSRLSGPGCH; encoded by the coding sequence ATGCGCATCCTCTCACTGCGTTTTAAAAATCTGAACTCGCTGGTCGGTGAGTGGGCTATCGATTTCAATGATCCGGCTTTTACCGCGGATGGCATTTTTGCCATTACGGGGCCTACGGGCGCGGGTAAGTCAACGCTACTGGATGCGCTTTGTCTGGCGCTTTATGGCAGCACGCCGCGTCTCGGCCGCATCACTGCCAGTGGCAATGAGATCATGTCGCGACAGACGGGGGAGTGCTTCGCCGAGGTCAGTTTTGTCAGCGCCCACGGACACTATTGCTGCCATTGGGCACAGCATCGGGCCCGCAAAAAGCCTGATGGTGAACTGCAGGCGCCGCGCCATGAGATCGTGGACGCCGATACGGATCAGGTTTTAGAGAACAAGCTCAGCACCGTGACGCAAAAACTAGAGGCGGTCACCGGCATGGATTTTCAGCGTTTCACTCGCTCAATGCTGTTGGCTCAGGGTCATTTCGCGCGGTTTTTACAGGCCAATGCCGATGAGCGCGCGCCGATTTTGGAGCAAATCACGGGCACGGAAATCTACAGCGAGATCTCAAAAGCCGTGCATGAGCGTCACCGCTCTGAAAGCTCGATACTCAATTCATTGCATCACGAGATGGCGGCGATTGGCCTGCTTGATCCCGAACAAGAGGCGGCACTGGACGCGGCTATTCAGGAGCATCAGGCCTCCGAGTTCGTGCTAAATGGAGATTGCACGGCACTTAAAGAAAGCATCGATTGGCTCAATACCGTGGCCCGTCTGAGAAAGGATCTTGATGATCTCAAAACAGATGCACAGAAGCTAAAAACCGATCGCCAAGCCTTTGCCCCCGAGGCAAAGCGGCTTGAGCAAGCCCTGGCCGCTGCGCCGCTTGAGGCGGACTATGCACGCCTTTTAAGCAGTCGCGAACAACAAGCCAAATTAGAGCGGCAATTGAATGAATTGCACCAAGCCATGCCAGCTTTAGAGAAGCATAGGCAGGCGGCGGCGCAAGCTTTGGCAAACGCTGAGACACATACGGCTGGCGCTCAGGAGAACCTGCGCAAGGCCTGGCCGCTACTGACCCAGGTGCGCGCCCTAGATACTCAGCTGCGCGATCGAGACACCGGCGTGCAGCGCGCTGAGATCGCCTGTCAGAGCACTCGCGAGCAACTGGCTAAGTTGCAGGCTCTTAAGAGTCGGGAGGCGGAGCAATGTGACCGTATCGAGGCGAATATAGCCAAGGCAGATCAATACCTTTCCGAGCATCGAATCGATGAGTCACTGATTGGAGGACTCAGCGGGATCGAGGAACAACTGCGGGCGCTGGAGCGACAACAAATCGAGTGCGCGAATACGGAGAAGCACCAACTGGGTTTGCTGAAAGATTTGCAGCAAGCAACAAAGCACCATGACGAGGCCCAGCAGCGGCGGGATAGTGCTCAGCAGGCGCTGCAAAGGGCGGCACAAGCCCATCAACAGGCACAGATCGACTTAAAGCAGTTGTTGGGGGATCGGGCCTTGGCGGATTATCGTCGTGAAAAAGAGGGCCTACTGCGGGAAATGGCGCTGCTCTCACGTATCGCAGATTTAGAGGCGCAACGTGGCTTATTGGAGCAAGGTAAGCCCTGCCCGCTTTGCGGTGCCACGGAACATCCTTTCGCTGAGGTCGGAGTGCCAGTGGCCAATGAAACTGAAGAGAAAATCCAATCCTTAGAGCGGGTAATTACCGCCGTAGAGGATCAACAGGGCTTGCTTCGCCAACATGATGAGGCCGAGCGCGCGGCGCAGCAGGCAGTCTCTAAAGCCGAAACGGCGTTGGTCTCAGCAGCGCAGCAGCAGGCGGTCCTAGAACAACACCTGCAGCAGTGTGACATGCAATTACTGCAGCGACAGAAAGACTTGAGTGCACAGCATGATCGAGCCGCTGCCATATTGGCGCCTTTTGATAAGCCGCTTGAGCTCGGCGCCGATCCAACTGCTTTGATTGAGGAACTGCAGGGGCGTTGCCGAGGCTGGCAAAAGGCGCAACAACAAAGGAATGAGTTGCTTCAGGGACGGGTTAATCACCAACGCGAGCTCGCCCGTTTGGATGCCTTATGGCAATCACAACAGGACTCATTGAAGCAAAAGCAAATGGAATACGAGTCTTTGATAAAAGATCGGGATACGCTCGGGACTCAGCGCCGCGATTTGTTCGGTGAGCAATCGCCCGAGGCTTATGAAAAACAATTACAGCAAGCTGTCTCGATAGCAGAGAGTGCCGAGAAAAAGGCTCGAGAACTTTATGGAGAACAACAGCAACAATGGCAGCAGTCGCAGAGCCGCCTGGCCGAATTCCATCGGGACATCGAAACTTTTGCACCGCGGTTATTGGAACAGGAAACCGGTTTTTCTCAGCTTCTGGCGTCGAAGGCTTTTGCATCGGAGGTGGATTTTCTGCGCGCTCGTCTTGCGCCAGAGCAGCGCGATTTGCTGGTCGCCCAGGCCCGTTCTTTGGAACAGCGTCAGACCGAGCTCAATACCCGACGCGCAGAACGTCAGAGCCGTCTTGAGGAGCAAATGGCGAAACCAAAAACGGCTCAAAGCCTCAGCGAGCTGGAACCGGAATATCAGCGCTTGGAACGGGGCCTGTTGGAGGTGCGCGAGACACTGGCGCGGCTCAGAGTGCAATGGGAAAATAACACCAACGCCAAATCACAGCGCGCTGATAAACAGGCGCAGATTGAGGCTCAACAAAAAGAATACCTGCGTTGGCATACGCTGCATGAACTGATTGGCTCTGCCGATGGCAAGAAATACCGCAATTTTGCCCAAGGGCTCACTTTCGAAGTGATGATTGGGCATGCCAACCGCCAGCTGATGAAGATGACCGACCGATACCTTCTTACCCGTAGCGAGCAAGCTCCACTGGAGCTGAACGTAGTAGACAACTACCAAGCAGGCGAGATTCGCTCCACCAAGAACCTGTCCGGCGGGGAGAGCTTCATTGTGAGTCTGGCCTTGGCCTTGGGGTTATCGCAGATGGCAAGCAGCCGAGTGCGCGTGGATTCGCTGTTTCTTGATGAGGGTTTTGGCACTCTGGATGAGGATGCACTGGACGTGGCGCTAGAGACGCTGGCCAATCTTCAGCAGGACGGCAAGCTGATCGGCGTGATCTCTCACGTGGCGATGCTCAAAGAGCGCATCAGCACGCGAATCCAAGTAACTCCTCTGACCGGTGGGCGCAGCCGCCTCTCCGGCCCCGGCTGCCACTAA
- a CDS encoding exonuclease SbcCD subunit D C-terminal domain-containing protein has product MTEQMGYNPTMGGAGVVPLNVLHTADWHLGRALYGRRRDEEFAAFLSWLVETIARQEIHVLLVAGDVFDTSTPSNRVQELYYRFLGQIKTTACRHVVIIGGNHDSPSFLNAPQDLLQAFDVHVIGSKTADPADEVRVLRDAKGQPELIVCAVPYLRDRDIREAQPGESIEDKGRKLIEGIAGHYAEVASCAEVQRADLGVDVPIVGMGHLFTAGGKTTSDDGVRDLYVGSLAHVTAEVFPPCLDYVALGHLHVPQRVGGGDRVRYSGSPIPMGFGEALQEKIVLKLRCEGRQLSVEPISVPLFQALATLSGDWATIEQGIRAQLAKPSSCWLEVNYTGKEIITDLRERIDALIEGSPLEVLRVRNQRLIQQVLSPSVTEETLEELDMAQVFVRCLEAHEVPEAQRPELLQAYREILESVAEADDDRARV; this is encoded by the coding sequence GTGACTGAACAAATGGGGTACAACCCCACAATGGGGGGCGCGGGGGTCGTACCCCTGAATGTGTTGCATACCGCGGACTGGCATTTGGGGCGCGCTTTGTATGGACGTCGCCGGGATGAGGAGTTCGCGGCATTTTTGTCTTGGCTGGTGGAGACGATTGCCCGCCAGGAGATTCATGTGCTGTTGGTGGCGGGTGATGTGTTTGATACCAGCACACCGAGTAACCGGGTGCAGGAGCTCTACTACCGCTTTCTGGGTCAGATAAAAACCACCGCTTGTCGGCATGTGGTGATTATCGGCGGCAATCACGACTCACCCAGCTTTCTCAACGCCCCGCAGGACCTGCTGCAGGCCTTTGATGTGCATGTGATTGGCAGCAAAACCGCCGATCCGGCTGATGAGGTGCGGGTGCTGCGCGATGCCAAGGGACAGCCTGAATTGATCGTCTGCGCTGTTCCCTATTTGCGCGACCGTGATATCCGTGAGGCGCAGCCGGGGGAAAGCATCGAAGATAAAGGGCGCAAGCTGATTGAAGGCATCGCCGGTCACTATGCCGAGGTGGCCTCCTGTGCTGAAGTACAGCGCGCGGATCTGGGTGTCGATGTGCCGATCGTCGGCATGGGCCATTTGTTCACCGCCGGCGGCAAAACCACTAGCGATGACGGTGTCCGGGATTTGTATGTGGGCTCTTTGGCGCATGTCACGGCCGAGGTCTTTCCGCCGTGTCTTGACTATGTCGCTCTGGGGCATTTGCATGTGCCGCAGCGGGTGGGCGGAGGCGACAGGGTTCGTTACAGCGGCTCACCGATACCCATGGGGTTTGGCGAGGCGCTACAGGAGAAGATCGTACTCAAGCTGCGATGCGAAGGGCGGCAGCTGAGCGTGGAGCCCATTTCAGTGCCGTTGTTCCAAGCGCTGGCCACGTTGAGTGGCGACTGGGCGACCATTGAACAGGGCATTCGTGCGCAGCTGGCAAAGCCCAGCTCGTGCTGGCTTGAGGTGAACTACACCGGTAAGGAGATCATTACCGACCTGCGCGAGCGCATCGATGCCTTGATCGAGGGTTCACCTCTGGAGGTTCTGCGGGTGCGCAATCAACGCTTGATCCAGCAGGTGCTATCACCGAGTGTGACCGAAGAGACCCTTGAAGAGCTCGACATGGCACAGGTTTTTGTGCGCTGTCTGGAGGCCCACGAGGTACCCGAGGCGCAGCGGCCAGAGCTATTGCAGGCTTATCGAGAAATTCTTGAGTCGGTGGCTGAAGCCGACGATGACCGTGCTCGGGTTTAG
- a CDS encoding LAGLIDADG family homing endonuclease has product MNMTLSKIDAAYIAGVIDGEGTITLVRKHRGENRQLSVSISSTERPLLEYILETLAAGKITTKRTYSAAHSPGYTYAIYNRQAFHLLQHVSPFLRTYKRLRADLILAHYLALTPRNGRYSASIMERRKAFEEAVLNTRARS; this is encoded by the coding sequence ATGAATATGACGCTCAGTAAAATAGACGCCGCTTATATCGCGGGAGTGATTGACGGTGAAGGCACCATCACGCTGGTTCGGAAACACCGCGGTGAAAACCGCCAATTGTCAGTTTCGATCAGCAGCACGGAGCGTCCGTTACTGGAATATATTCTTGAGACGTTGGCTGCTGGTAAAATCACAACCAAACGCACATATAGTGCCGCACATTCCCCTGGATACACTTATGCGATTTATAATCGGCAAGCGTTTCATCTCCTGCAGCATGTCTCACCCTTTCTGAGAACATACAAGAGGTTGAGGGCTGATTTGATTTTAGCCCATTATCTTGCCCTAACACCTCGAAATGGCCGCTACTCCGCGTCGATAATGGAAAGACGAAAAGCATTTGAGGAAGCAGTTTTGAACACACGAGCTCGCTCCTAG
- a CDS encoding nucleotidyl transferase AbiEii/AbiGii toxin family protein: MLRLDALPEDTRRVFGYCRTHSALESLGLALFGGTALSLLLGHRQSEDLDFFSFESSLPIDGISAFLTSCRKDNMEVHNILDTVRISQARINGIRLEDYIQEYQIDGVRVSFAAMTRGGDSRRTYFANAPMLSGTQSVFQIPTLQTLFESKALTLRDRVTSRDLFDLMVLIRDHGCTIEQLLDAIVRIDHIELSQASAVLEILLGHVPVDADDPGFYSIRLNTSLDGIYAFFKTQIDAYEQAVVIRELGSKSE; the protein is encoded by the coding sequence ATGCTGCGGCTTGATGCTCTGCCCGAAGACACTCGGCGTGTATTTGGGTACTGTCGCACCCATAGTGCTCTAGAGTCATTAGGTTTAGCTCTTTTCGGTGGAACGGCCCTGTCGCTCTTGCTTGGGCATCGCCAGAGTGAAGACTTAGACTTTTTCAGCTTTGAATCCAGTCTACCGATTGATGGAATCAGTGCATTTCTCACATCCTGCCGCAAAGACAATATGGAGGTGCACAATATCCTCGATACTGTGCGAATTTCTCAGGCGCGCATTAATGGCATTCGATTAGAAGATTACATTCAGGAATATCAGATCGATGGAGTGCGGGTCAGTTTTGCGGCCATGACTCGAGGCGGCGACTCGCGCCGCACGTATTTTGCGAATGCGCCCATGCTTTCGGGAACTCAGTCGGTATTCCAAATCCCTACGTTACAGACTTTATTTGAATCCAAGGCGCTGACACTCCGAGACCGTGTCACATCCAGAGATTTGTTCGATCTCATGGTTCTGATACGGGATCATGGCTGCACCATCGAACAGCTTTTGGACGCAATTGTTCGCATTGATCATATTGAATTGAGTCAGGCATCAGCAGTTCTGGAAATTCTGCTAGGTCATGTCCCGGTCGATGCCGATGACCCTGGATTTTATTCCATTAGACTCAACACAAGCCTTGATGGCATTTATGCTTTTTTTAAAACGCAGATAGATGCCTACGAACAAGCTGTCGTGATTAGGGAGCTAGGTTCCAAGAGCGAATAA